A genomic window from Longimicrobium sp. includes:
- a CDS encoding S8 family peptidase: MKRTLSPLAAVAMFGFAAACSDSSPTDTAARAPGGAPLLSAAAGRGIEGQYIVVLKDGANPNAVAAIAGVSPRFVYTAALNGFSATLNAGQLNALQRQEGVSYIEQDQITTATATQSGATWGLDRIDQRDLPLNSTYNYTPTGAGVNAYIIDTGILTTHNEFGGRAVSGYTAISDGRGTTDCNGHGTHVAGTVGGTTYGVAKGVKLYAVRVLDCAGSGSNSGVIAGMDWVASNHVKPAVANMSLGGGASTATDDAVNRMHNAGVTVVVAAGNENQNACNVSPARAANAITVGATTNTDARASFSNFGSCVDIFAPGNNITSSWYTSTTATNTISGTSMASPHTAGVAALYLQNNTTASPASVASALINNSTPNKVTSAGTGSPNRLLYSIFGGGTTPPPTGGTTYTGSLTGAGDYDIHPNGTYYQSTVSGTHKGVLDGPAGVDFDLLLYKWNGSAWSVVARAETASPDETITYSGTAGYYYWEVNSYSGSGSYTFNLTKPS, from the coding sequence ATGAAGCGCACGCTCTCCCCCCTCGCCGCCGTCGCCATGTTCGGCTTCGCGGCTGCCTGCTCGGACTCGTCACCGACCGACACGGCGGCACGTGCCCCCGGAGGCGCCCCCCTGCTTTCGGCGGCGGCGGGCCGCGGCATCGAAGGACAGTACATCGTGGTGCTGAAGGACGGCGCCAACCCGAACGCGGTGGCCGCCATCGCCGGCGTGAGCCCGCGCTTCGTATACACCGCGGCGCTCAACGGCTTTTCCGCCACCCTGAACGCGGGCCAGCTGAACGCGCTGCAGCGCCAGGAAGGCGTCAGCTACATCGAGCAGGACCAGATCACCACCGCCACGGCCACGCAGAGCGGCGCCACGTGGGGGCTGGACCGCATCGACCAGCGTGACCTTCCGCTGAACAGCACCTACAACTACACGCCGACCGGCGCGGGCGTGAACGCGTACATCATCGACACCGGCATCCTGACCACCCACAACGAGTTCGGCGGGCGCGCGGTGTCGGGGTACACGGCCATCTCCGACGGCCGCGGCACCACCGACTGCAACGGGCACGGAACGCACGTGGCCGGCACCGTCGGCGGCACCACGTACGGCGTGGCCAAGGGCGTGAAGCTGTACGCCGTGCGCGTGCTGGACTGCGCCGGCAGCGGCAGCAACTCGGGCGTGATCGCGGGCATGGACTGGGTGGCCAGCAACCACGTGAAGCCGGCCGTGGCCAACATGTCGCTGGGCGGCGGCGCGAGCACGGCCACGGACGACGCGGTGAACCGCATGCACAACGCGGGCGTCACGGTGGTCGTGGCCGCGGGCAACGAGAACCAGAACGCCTGCAACGTGTCGCCGGCCCGCGCGGCCAACGCCATCACGGTGGGCGCCACCACGAACACCGACGCGCGTGCCTCGTTCAGCAACTTCGGCAGCTGCGTCGACATCTTCGCCCCGGGCAACAACATCACCAGCTCGTGGTACACCAGCACCACCGCCACCAACACCATCAGCGGCACGTCGATGGCTTCGCCGCACACGGCGGGCGTGGCTGCGCTGTACCTGCAGAACAACACGACGGCGTCGCCGGCCAGCGTGGCCAGCGCGCTGATCAACAACTCCACCCCCAACAAGGTGACGAGCGCCGGCACCGGCTCGCCCAACCGCCTGCTGTACAGCATCTTCGGCGGCGGCACCACGCCTCCCCCGACGGGCGGCACCACGTACACCGGCAGCCTGACGGGCGCGGGCGACTACGACATCCACCCGAACGGCACCTACTACCAGAGCACGGTGTCGGGCACCCACAAGGGCGTGCTGGACGGCCCCGCGGGGGTGGACTTCGACCTCCTGCTCTACAAGTGGAACGGCTCGGCGTGGAGCGTCGTCGCGCGCGCCGAGACGGCGTCGCCGGACGAGACCATCACCTACAGCGGCACCGCCGGCTACTACTACTGGGAAGTGAACTCGTACAGCGGCAGCGGCTCGTACACCTTCAATCTCACCAAGCCGAGCTGA
- a CDS encoding purine-nucleoside phosphorylase: MTHTSIEPTVTFLRERFTRAPHAILVLGSGLGGLADEIEDAVRVPFDDIPGFPRRTQALAGHAGQLVAGRMEGVEVVAMQGRFHLYEGWKPSDVALPVRALASLGARSMLLTNAAGGIRPGFVPGDLMLIADHLNLMFQNPLIGETFPGETRFPDMSDPYDAGFRRAAEEVARELKIPVTQGVYAGLLGPTYETPAEVRMLGRLGADAVGMSTVPEVIVARAIGVKCLGISCITNLAAGLSGQALSHDEVMEVGAQVRERLVALVRGVLPRIAPLNLASEAAS; encoded by the coding sequence ATGACTCACACCTCCATCGAGCCCACGGTCACCTTCCTGCGCGAGCGCTTCACCCGCGCGCCGCACGCCATCCTGGTGCTGGGCAGCGGCCTGGGCGGCCTGGCCGACGAGATCGAGGACGCCGTGCGCGTTCCCTTCGACGACATCCCCGGCTTTCCCCGCCGCACCCAGGCGCTGGCGGGGCACGCGGGGCAGCTGGTGGCCGGGCGGATGGAGGGGGTGGAGGTGGTGGCCATGCAGGGCCGCTTTCACCTGTACGAGGGATGGAAGCCGTCGGACGTGGCGCTGCCGGTGCGCGCGCTGGCGTCGCTGGGCGCCCGGTCCATGCTGCTGACCAACGCGGCGGGGGGGATCCGCCCCGGCTTCGTGCCCGGCGACCTGATGCTGATCGCCGACCACCTGAACCTGATGTTCCAGAACCCGCTGATCGGCGAGACTTTTCCGGGCGAAACGCGCTTCCCCGACATGTCGGACCCGTATGACGCCGGCTTCCGCCGCGCCGCCGAAGAGGTGGCGCGCGAGCTGAAGATCCCGGTTACCCAGGGCGTCTACGCCGGGCTGCTGGGGCCCACGTACGAGACCCCGGCCGAGGTGCGGATGCTGGGGCGGCTGGGTGCGGACGCGGTGGGGATGTCCACCGTGCCCGAGGTGATCGTGGCGCGGGCCATCGGGGTGAAGTGCCTGGGCATCTCCTGCATCACCAACCTGGCCGCGGGGCTCAGCGGGCAGGCGCTTTCGCACGACGAGGTGATGGAGGTGGGGGCGCAGGTGCGGGAGCGCCTGGTAGCCCTCGTTCGCGGCGTGCTCCCCCGCATCGCCCCGCTGAACCTGGCCTCCGAAGCCGCCAGCTGA